One segment of Paenibacillus sp. FSL R7-0337 DNA contains the following:
- the ilvN gene encoding acetolactate synthase small subunit, with product MRHTIAVLVNDQPGVLQRVSGLFGRRGFNIESITVGQSEEVGLSRMVIVTLGDQHTLEQIEKQLYKLIDVIKVVDLGAKPMVARELALIKVKAEPSERPEIMGVVETFRASVVDIGSTSLLVQVVGDTTKIDAMIELLKPYGIKELSRTGVTAMIRGNA from the coding sequence ATGAGACATACGATTGCTGTGCTCGTAAATGACCAGCCTGGTGTGTTGCAGCGGGTATCCGGATTATTCGGCCGCCGCGGCTTCAATATTGAGAGTATTACGGTTGGACAATCCGAAGAGGTCGGATTGTCCCGGATGGTAATTGTAACACTGGGCGACCAGCATACCCTGGAGCAGATTGAGAAGCAGTTGTACAAGCTGATCGATGTAATCAAGGTAGTTGATCTGGGCGCAAAACCAATGGTAGCCCGGGAGCTGGCACTGATTAAGGTGAAGGCAGAGCCGTCAGAACGGCCGGAGATTATGGGCGTAGTCGAAACCTTCCGTGCTTCTGTAGTAGATATTGGCTCAACCAGCCTGCTAGTACAGGTAGTTGGAGATACCACCAAGATTGATGCAATGATCGAGCTGCTGAAGCCTTATGGTATAAAGGAGCTGTCCCGGACTGGAGTAACGGCGATGATTCGTGGGAATGCCTAA
- a CDS encoding ABC transporter permease, protein MDFVVLGQLLNTTLVFSTALIFASLGGIFSERSGVVNIGLEGLMMFGAFAAAVGGYYAQDAGMGEWAPWVGVLCAMAVGIIGSLIHAVAAITFKADQTISGTVINFLAAGSTLYMVKLFFEGSGETPLIDGFSKVAIPGLSKIPVIGEGIFNSYPTTYLAIILVIVIYFILFKTPFGLRLRAVGEHPSAADTLGVNVNKMRYIGVMLSGLLAGIGGATITLTTTGTFAHNTISGQGFIAIAAMIFGKWNPLGAFGAAVFFGFSQAIRNYVQLFEWSKSIPQEFIFMIPYVLTIIVLVSAVGRSSAPKALGEPYDPSKR, encoded by the coding sequence ATGGACTTCGTAGTCTTAGGCCAACTGCTCAATACGACGCTTGTTTTTTCCACAGCGCTAATATTTGCCTCCCTCGGTGGCATCTTCTCTGAACGATCCGGTGTCGTGAACATCGGACTTGAAGGCTTAATGATGTTTGGTGCCTTTGCAGCTGCCGTAGGCGGTTATTATGCTCAAGATGCAGGTATGGGCGAATGGGCTCCTTGGGTTGGTGTGCTTTGTGCCATGGCTGTAGGCATAATCGGTTCACTGATCCATGCTGTGGCTGCGATTACCTTCAAGGCGGATCAGACGATAAGTGGTACGGTTATTAACTTCCTGGCTGCAGGCAGCACGCTCTACATGGTTAAGCTGTTCTTCGAAGGATCAGGCGAAACTCCACTGATCGACGGCTTCAGCAAAGTGGCTATTCCTGGCCTCTCCAAGATTCCGGTCATCGGAGAGGGGATATTTAACTCCTATCCAACCACTTATCTGGCGATTATCTTAGTCATTGTCATTTATTTCATCCTGTTCAAAACTCCGTTTGGGCTTCGTCTGCGCGCAGTCGGAGAACATCCGAGTGCGGCTGATACCCTGGGGGTCAACGTTAACAAGATGAGATATATCGGTGTCATGCTGAGCGGACTTCTGGCGGGTATCGGCGGAGCTACCATTACGTTGACCACTACCGGTACGTTTGCCCACAATACGATCTCGGGCCAAGGCTTCATTGCCATTGCGGCGATGATCTTCGGAAAGTGGAACCCGCTTGGTGCATTCGGGGCAGCTGTATTCTTCGGCTTCTCTCAGGCGATCCGCAACTATGTACAATTGTTTGAATGGTCCAAGAGCATTCCGCAGGAGTTCATCTTCATGATTCCTTATGTGCTAACCATTATTGTTCTGGTGAGTGCAGTAGGCCGCTCCTCGGCACCTAAGGCGCTTGGTGAGCCTTACGACCCGAGCAAACGCTAG
- a CDS encoding GNAT family N-acetyltransferase, with translation MIRYRRPRQDDTIIYDLIEKQLVPLSHLPQTIINQVRKDLPRRLGQGVTLVACPDYDSDPLGFVHFLLHGDLLYIDMLAIAPGARRKRYGNMLMDRAERFALSRACHRAKVSVDTGNTAGLAFYEKLGYSVARYQPQNYCYELEKQFR, from the coding sequence ATGATTCGTTACCGCAGACCCAGGCAGGATGACACGATTATTTATGACTTGATTGAAAAGCAGCTTGTCCCGTTATCTCATCTTCCGCAGACGATCATTAATCAGGTCAGGAAGGATCTGCCGCGCCGCCTGGGACAGGGAGTCACACTTGTTGCTTGTCCCGACTACGACAGCGATCCGCTGGGGTTCGTGCATTTTCTGCTGCATGGCGATCTGTTATACATTGATATGCTCGCTATTGCCCCGGGAGCAAGGCGTAAGCGCTACGGTAATATGCTTATGGATAGAGCGGAGCGGTTTGCACTATCCCGTGCATGCCATAGAGCGAAGGTCTCTGTAGATACCGGAAATACCGCCGGTTTGGCTTTTTATGAAAAACTGGGCTACAGCGTAGCCCGTTATCAACCGCAAAATTACTGTTATGAGCTTGAAAAGCAGTTCCGCTGA
- the ilvC gene encoding ketol-acid reductoisomerase, with the protein MAVTTYYEQDAELSVLKGKTIAVIGYGSQGHAQAQNLRDSGLQVVIGLREGKSFDTAKNDGFEVLSVAEAVSRADVVQILMPDETQASVYKNDIEPNLKNGAALMFSHGFNVHFGQIVAPKDADVLLVAPKSPGHMVRRTYVEGFGVPGLIAIEQDATGNAKAIGLAYAKGIGCTRAGVIETSFREETETDLFGEQAVLCGGVSELIKAGFETLTEAGYAPEMAYFECLHELKLIVDMVYEGGLSSMRDSISNTAEYGDYVTGPRIITAETKKAMKEVLSDIQQGKFARDFILENQSGRAFLTATRRNEAAHPVEVVGSQLREMMHWIKK; encoded by the coding sequence ATGGCAGTTACAACGTACTATGAACAGGATGCAGAGCTTAGCGTATTGAAAGGAAAGACAATTGCGGTAATCGGGTACGGTAGCCAAGGACATGCCCAGGCACAGAACCTGCGTGACAGTGGTCTTCAGGTGGTTATCGGTCTGCGTGAAGGTAAATCATTTGATACTGCCAAGAATGACGGCTTTGAAGTATTGTCTGTAGCAGAAGCGGTATCCCGTGCAGATGTGGTACAAATCCTTATGCCGGACGAAACACAGGCATCTGTATATAAGAACGATATCGAACCGAACCTTAAGAATGGCGCAGCTCTGATGTTCTCCCACGGCTTCAACGTACATTTCGGACAAATCGTAGCTCCTAAGGATGCCGATGTGCTGCTGGTAGCTCCTAAATCCCCGGGACACATGGTACGCCGTACTTATGTTGAAGGCTTCGGCGTTCCCGGCCTGATCGCTATTGAACAGGATGCAACCGGCAATGCCAAGGCTATCGGTCTGGCGTATGCCAAAGGCATCGGCTGTACTCGTGCGGGAGTTATCGAAACCTCCTTCCGTGAAGAGACTGAAACGGATCTGTTCGGTGAACAGGCTGTCCTCTGCGGCGGTGTGTCCGAACTGATCAAGGCTGGCTTCGAGACATTGACTGAAGCCGGATATGCTCCTGAGATGGCTTACTTCGAGTGCTTGCATGAGCTGAAGCTGATCGTTGACATGGTATATGAAGGCGGATTGTCCAGCATGCGCGATTCCATCAGTAACACTGCGGAATACGGTGACTATGTAACTGGACCACGCATCATTACTGCTGAGACTAAGAAAGCTATGAAAGAAGTACTGTCTGATATTCAGCAAGGTAAATTCGCCCGCGACTTTATCCTTGAGAACCAATCCGGTCGTGCCTTCCTGACCGCTACCCGCCGCAACGAAGCTGCTCATCCGGTAGAAGTAGTCGGCAGCCAGCTGCGTGAAATGATGCACTGGATTAAGAAATAG
- the ilvB gene encoding biosynthetic-type acetolactate synthase large subunit — protein MSAQLPEEVRSIEQLREKWKNPEVVSGSEVLLRSLVLEGVDTVFGYPGGAVLYIYDALYGFDDFNHILTRHEQGAIHAADGYARASGKVGVCIATSGPGATNLVTGIATAFMDSVPLVVITGNVFSSLIGTDAFQEADITGITMPITKHSYLVRDVEDLPRIIHEAFHIANTGRKGPVLIDIPKDVSAAMTLFTPAEQQGVNLRGYNPRTVPNKLQLDKLVKAIDAAERPIIIAGGGVIYSGAHESMYEFVKRTEIPITTTLLGLGCYPSGEELWMGMPGMHGTYTANNAIQQCDLLINIGARFDDRVTGKLDGFAPKAKIVHIDIDPAEIGKNVATDIPIVGDVKTVLEMLIPDVKRASKADAWRTQIAQWKLDQPYRYKDSETELKPQWVIQMINDTTNGEAIVTTDVGQHQMWAAQYYKFNHPRSWITSGGLGTMGFGFPSAIGAQMAHPQRLVVSINGDGGMQMCSQELAICAINKIPVKIVVINNQVLGMVRQWQNLIYEKRYSYTDLAGSPDFVKLAEAYGVKGLRATNKEEASAAWKEAMEIPGPVLVEFVVPKDENVYPMVTQGSTIDQMLMGDE, from the coding sequence ATGAGCGCGCAATTACCGGAAGAAGTGCGGTCGATAGAACAGTTACGTGAGAAATGGAAAAATCCAGAGGTGGTTTCGGGTTCCGAAGTCCTCCTGCGCAGTCTTGTACTGGAAGGTGTAGATACTGTATTCGGATACCCCGGCGGGGCTGTACTCTATATCTATGATGCGCTTTATGGATTCGATGATTTCAACCATATTCTGACCCGCCATGAGCAGGGAGCGATCCATGCGGCTGACGGGTATGCCAGAGCAAGCGGTAAGGTTGGCGTATGTATTGCCACTTCAGGTCCGGGAGCAACCAATCTGGTGACTGGAATAGCTACAGCGTTTATGGACTCCGTGCCGCTGGTAGTGATCACCGGTAACGTATTTTCCAGCCTGATCGGTACAGATGCTTTCCAGGAAGCGGATATTACCGGGATTACGATGCCGATTACGAAGCACAGCTATCTGGTACGGGATGTTGAGGACCTGCCGCGGATTATTCATGAAGCCTTCCATATTGCCAATACAGGACGTAAAGGTCCGGTACTGATTGATATTCCAAAGGATGTATCGGCGGCGATGACATTGTTCACTCCGGCAGAACAGCAGGGGGTTAACCTTCGCGGCTACAATCCGCGCACGGTTCCCAATAAGCTGCAGCTGGATAAGCTGGTGAAGGCTATCGATGCAGCGGAGCGTCCGATTATTATTGCAGGCGGCGGAGTCATCTACTCTGGAGCGCATGAGTCTATGTATGAATTCGTGAAACGCACGGAGATTCCAATTACAACTACATTGCTGGGCTTGGGATGTTACCCGAGCGGCGAAGAGTTATGGATGGGAATGCCGGGGATGCACGGCACGTACACAGCCAATAATGCCATTCAGCAATGCGATCTGCTGATTAACATCGGTGCCCGGTTCGATGACCGCGTAACCGGCAAGCTGGACGGCTTCGCTCCCAAAGCGAAGATCGTGCATATTGATATTGATCCTGCCGAGATCGGCAAGAATGTTGCAACTGATATCCCCATTGTCGGCGATGTGAAGACTGTTCTGGAAATGCTGATCCCGGATGTGAAGCGCGCCTCGAAGGCCGATGCCTGGAGAACACAGATTGCCCAGTGGAAGCTGGACCAGCCGTATCGCTACAAGGATTCGGAGACAGAGCTGAAGCCGCAATGGGTTATCCAGATGATTAATGACACCACTAATGGTGAAGCGATTGTGACTACAGACGTAGGCCAGCATCAGATGTGGGCTGCCCAATATTACAAGTTCAACCATCCGCGTTCATGGATTACTTCGGGGGGCCTTGGAACTATGGGCTTCGGTTTCCCGTCGGCGATTGGGGCGCAAATGGCCCATCCGCAGCGGCTCGTAGTCTCCATTAATGGTGACGGCGGAATGCAGATGTGTTCCCAGGAGCTTGCCATCTGTGCGATCAATAAGATTCCGGTCAAAATTGTTGTCATCAACAATCAGGTGCTCGGAATGGTCCGCCAGTGGCAAAACCTGATCTATGAGAAGCGTTACAGCTATACTGATCTCGCGGGAAGTCCGGATTTTGTAAAGCTGGCTGAGGCTTACGGCGTGAAGGGACTGCGGGCAACCAACAAAGAAGAAGCCAGCGCGGCCTGGAAAGAAGCCATGGAAATACCTGGACCCGTCCTGGTAGAATTCGTTGTTCCAAAGGATGAGAATGTCTACCCGATGGTAACTCAAGGCTCTACCATTGATCAAATGCTGATGGGGGATGAATAA